GCCTTCGACCCCCGTGACCGGTAAGGAGCGAGCGCTGATGGCGGAAGCGGTGCCCATCCTCGAGATCAAGGGACTGGACGTCCGCTTCGCCACGCCCGACGGCGAGGTCCACGCCGTCCGCGGCATCGGTCTCGCCGTGAACCCCGGCGAAACCGTTGCAATCGTTGGCGAATCGGGCTCCGGCAAAAGCCAGGCGATGATGGCCGTCATGGGACTCACCGCCGAAAACGGCACGGTCTCCGGCAGCGTCCGCTATCGCGGTGCCGAGATGGTGCATCTCGGCCAGCGCGCGCTGAACCACATCCGCGGCGTGAAGATTTCGATGATCTTCCAGGAGCCGATGACGTCGCTCGATCCGCTTTATTCCATCGGCCGCCAGATCGCCGAGCCGCTGATCTACCACCGCCGCATCAGCGCGCGCGACGCGCGTCCGCGCGTGCTGGAACTCTTGCGCCTCGTCGGCATCGCCGATCCCGAACGCCGCCTCGCGTCGTATCCGCACGAACTGTCCGGCGGCCAGCGCCAGCGCGTGATGATCGCGATGGCGCTGGCGAACGATCCCGACATCCTCATCGCCGACGAGCCGACGACCGCGCTCGACGTCACCATCCAAGCGCAGATCCTCGACCTGCTCGCCGACCTCCGCAAACGTCTCGGCATGGCGATCGTCTTCATCACGCACGACCTCGGCATCGTCCGCCGCTTCGCCGACCGCATCAACGTCATGCGCCTCGGCGAGATCGTCGAGAACGGCGCCACCGCCGACGTCATCGCCTCACCGCAGCATCCCTACACGCAGATGCTGCTCGCCTCCGAGCCCGCCGGCGCGAAGCCGCCGCCGCCCGACGGCGCGCCGATCCTTCTCGACGCGCGCAATCTCGCCGTCACGTTCACCATCGGCGGCGGCCTCCTCGCCGGCGCCCCGCATGTGATCCGCGCGGTCGACAATGTTTCCCTCCGCCTGAAGCAGGCGCAAACCATTGGCGTAGTTGGCGAATCCGGCTCAGGCAAATCGACGCTAGGCCGCCTTCTGCTGCGCCTGATCGACGGCAAGGGCGCCGTCCGCTTCGAGGGCCGCGACCTGATGGCGCTCGACCGTCGCCATCTCCGCTCGCTCCGTCGCGAATTGCAGATCGTCTTCCAGGATCCGTACGGCTCGCTCTCGCCGCGCCTGACCGTCGGCGAGATCGTCACCGAGGGCCTGCTCGTCCACGAGCCATCGCTGACGCACGCCGATCGCGCCAGGCGTGCCGGCGAGGCGCTCGCCGAGGTCGGCCTCGATCCCGCGACACGCAACCGCTACCCGCACGAATTTTCCGGCGGCCAGCGCCAGCGCATCGCCATCGCGCGCGCCATCATCCTGAAGCCGAAGGTGATCGTCCTCGACGAGCCGACCTCCGCGCTGGACCGCAGCGTGCAGAAGCAGATCGTCGAGCTGCTCCGCCGCCTGCAGCGCGATCACGATCTCTCCTATCTTTTCATCAGCCACGATCTCGCGGTCGTGCGCGCAATGGCCGACTACATCCTGGTGATGAAGGACGGCAGGGTCGTCGAGGAAGGTCCGACGGAAGAAGTCTTCGCCACGCCGGCGAATGACTACACGAAGACTCTGATGGCCGCCGCGCTCGGCTAGAGCACGAGCAGCGCGCCGCCGATCGCGATCAGCGGCCACGCCGCAATCGGGCTGAACAGCACACGCAGCCAGCGGCTTTCCGGCCGGAACCCCACACCATGCACCAGCGCCGCCGACACGCCGATGAGCAGAAGCGGCAAGGCCGTATGCAGCATCGGCGTCATCGTCGTGCCGAGCGCATACGGATAGAGCATCAGCAGCGCGCTGACCGCGAGCCCGACCGCCAGCGACACAAACCGCGCCCACGGACGGTCCATTGTCGTGCTCAATCGAGATCGCCCCGCGCCGCGCGGTCGCTCTCGTGCACCTCAAGCCACATCGCGTTGAGGATGGCGAAGGCGCAGGCAAAACCGGCGCCGAGGACCCAGGTGAAGTACCACATGGCTTGGTCTCCTCAGTAGTTGTGCGTGGCGGGATTTTCGACGGACGCGATGGTGACGCGCCCGCGCAGCACGCGATAGACCCAGGCCGTGTAGAGCAGTACGACCGGCAGCAGCACGACGGTGCAGAACAGCATGATCAGCAGCGTCAACTGGCTCGACGATGCGTCCCATGCCGTGAGGCTCGAGTTCGGATCGAGCGACGACGGCAGCATGAACGGGAACAGCGACAGCCCGGCCGTCGCGATGACGCCGGCGATCGCGACGCCGCTCGCAACCAGGGCCAGCGCGTAGCTCCGCCCGCCGACGAGCAACGCCGACAGCGGCGCCGCGACGTAGACGACGAGCGGCGCGACCAGCGCCCATGGATGCGTACCGTAGTTGTGCAGCCACGCGCCCTTCTCCGTCGCCACCGTCTTCAGCAGCGGATTGGACGGCCCGTCCGCCGCAACGACGCTGGTGATCGTGTAGCCGTCGAGCCCAAACGCGACCCAAAGACCCGCCAGCGTGAACAGCACCAGCAGCGCCAGCGCGGCATAGCGCGAGTACGCCGCGGCGCGGCTGCCCACCGGCTCGCCCGCCTTCAGCGCCAGATATGCCCCGCCATGCATCACCAGCATTGCGACGCTGACCAGCCCGGAGAGCAGCGCAAACGGCGTCAGCAGCCCGAACAGGTTGCCCTCGTAGGCCATGCGCATCGTATCGTCGAAGCGGAACGGCGCGCCGAGGAACAGATTGCCGAACGCGACGCCGAAGATCAGCGACGGCACGAGCCCACCGACGAACAGCGCCCAGTCCCAAAACCCGCGCCAGCGCGCATCGCCGAGCTTGGAGCGATACTTGAAGCCGACCGGCCGCAGAATCAGCGATAGCAGCACCAGGAACATCGCGAAGTAGAAGCCGGAGAACGCGACCGCGTAGATCATCGGCCACGCCGCGAAGATCGCGCCGGCGCCGAGGATCAGCCAAACCTGGTTGCCCTCCCAAACCGGCCCGATCGTGTTGATGGCGACGCGCCGCTCGCTGTCGGTGCGCCCGACGAAGGGCAGCAGCATCGCCGTGCCGAGATCGAAGCCGTCGGTGACGGCGAAGCCGATGAGCAGCACGCCGAGCAGCAGCCACCAGATGAGCCGCAGGGTTTCGTAGTCGAGCAGCATGATCGCCTCCTACTCCGCCGGAACCATGGAAGGCACGGGCTCCGAGCCCGCCGCCTCGCCCGGCCCCTGCCGGATCGCCTTCAGCATCAGGTAAACGTCGACGATCGCCAGCGTCGTGTAGAAGACGATGAACCCGATCAGCGTCGTCGCGACGTTGCCCGCCGAGATCGAAGACACCGCCAGGAACGTCGGCAGCACGCCTTCGATCACCCACGGCTGCCGCCCGACCTCGGCGACGAACCAGCCAAGCTCCGCCGCGATCCACGGCGCCGGCAGCGTGACGAGCGCCACCCACAGGAACCAGCGGTACTTGGTCAGGTGCCGCCGCGCCGATAGCCAGAAGGCGAAGGCGAACAGCGCGATGAAATAGAAGCCGAGCCCAACCATGATGCGGAACGACCAGAACAGCGGCGACACCGCCGGGACCGTGTTCCACGCCGCCGCGGTTATCTCCGCCGACGTCGCGTTGAGGATATCCGGCCGGATTTTCTTGAGCAGCAGCGCGTAGCCGAGATCGTTGGCATGCAGCGCAATGTTGGAGCGCGCCGTCGTGTCAGTGCGGTCGACCTTCAGTTTCTCCAGCCCATCGTAGGCGACGAGTCCGAGCTTGATCCGCGTCTCGGCGTTGGCGACGAGATCGACGATGCCCGGCACCTCGGTGTTGATCGACCGCGTCGTGATCAGCCCGAGCAGCCACGGCACCTTGATCGCAAAATCCGTGCGGTGCTCCTGCATGTTGGGAATACCAACGAGCGTGAACGGCGCCGGCGCGGGCTCGGTCTCCCACATCGACTCGATCGCAGCGATCTTCATCTTCTGGTTTTCCGTCGCGGTGTAGCCGCTCTCGTCGCCGAGCACGACCACCGACAGCGCCGACGCAAGGCCGAAGCTGGCCGCCACGGTCATCGACCGCTTGGCGATCGCGACATGCTTGCCGCGCAGCAGGAACCACGCCGAGATGGCGAGCACGAACACCGAGCCGGTGACATAGCCGGCGCTCACCGTATGGACGAACTTGTCCTGCGCCACGGGATTGAAGATCACGTCACCGAAGTTGGTGACCTCCATGCGCATCGTGTCCGGATTGAAGCGCGCTCCGACCGGGTGCTGCATCCAGCCGTTGGCGATCAGGATCCACAGCGCCGAGAGGTTCGAGCCGAGCGCCACCAGCCAGGTCACCGCAAGATGCGATACCCGCGAAAGCTTGTCCCAGCCGAAGAAAAACAGGCCGATAAACGTCGCCTCGAGGAAGAAGGCCATCAGCCCCTCGATGGCGAGCGGTGCGCCGAACACGTCGCCGACGTAGTGGCTGTAGTAGGCCCAGTTGGTGCCGAACTGGAACTCCATGGTGATGCCGGTGGCGACGCCCATGGCAAAGTTGATGCCGAACAGCACGCCCCAGAACTTCGTCATCTGTTTCCAGATTTCGCGTCCCGTCATGACGTAGACGCTTTCCATGATGCCGAGCAGCAGCGCCAGCCCGAGCGTCAGCGGTACGAACAGGAAGTGGTACATCGCGGTGAGACCGAACTGCACGCGCGACAGCGTGACGATGTCCATCATCTCGTTCATGGGGCGGTGTCCTGATTGACGGTGAGGCGTGCATCGACCGCGGCGGCATCGACGACCGGGCGCTGGCTGGGACCGAAGACGAACAGAGCGGCAGCGATCACGATCACGGTTTTGACGACGAGCACGACGGTGACGTCGCGTGCCAGCGGGTTCTTGAACATCGGGTCCCTCGCTACGCTCTCGCGGTGACGACCGCTTTGATCTGGATCAGAATCAACGCTTAACCGGCGGCGACCATTGCCATGCGTACCAGTTCCGACAAACTCCCCGCCTGCATCTTGGTCATGACGTTGGCGCGGTAGATCTCCACCGTCCGCGGGCTGATGCCGAGATCGAACGCGATCGTCTTGTTGGGTTGGCCGGCGACCAGCCCGTCGAGCACCTGCTTCTCCCGCGCCGATAGCGTCGCGATCAGCGACCGCACCCGCGCCTGCTGCGACTCCCGCTCGCCGTCGTGTCTCTGCCGTCCGAGCGCCGCACGGATAGCCGCCAGCAGACTGTCCTCGTCGAACGGCTTCTCTAGGAAATCCGCGGCCCCCAGCTTCATCGCCTCGACCGCCAGCGGCACGTCGGCATGGCCCGTGACCACGATCACCGGCAACTTGAAACCATCGTCGTTGAGCCGCTGCAGAAGCTCCAGCCCGGTCATCTCCGGCATGCGGATGTCGGTCACGACGCACCCCGCCGCGTCCTTCGTCAGCGCGCCGAGAAACGCCGTCGCCGAAGCATAGGTCGCCGCCGGAATCTTCACCGACGACAGCAGGAACGACAGCGAGTCGCGCACCGCATCGTCGTCGTCGATGATGTGCACCATCGCGTCAGACGACATCGGCGGCCTCCTCACGCTTTACCGCGCGGAGCGTGAATCGGAACACGGTGCCGCCGCCGGTGTTCTTCTCCGCCCAGATGCGGCCGCCGTGCGCATCGACGATGGTGCGCGAGATCGACAGGCCGACTCCCATGCCGTGCCGCTTGGTCGTGACGAACGGCTGGAACAGTTGCCGCGTGACCTCGTCGGCCAGTCCCGGCCCGGTGTCGGCGACCGCGATCTCAACCGTGCCGTCGTCGCGCGCCGAGGTCGCGAGCGTCAGCTCGCGCCGCGGCGACTCGGCCATCGCCTCGATCGCGTTGCGCATCAGGTTGAGCAGCACCTGCTGCACCTGAACGCGATCGCAGAGCACGAGATCCGCCGCCGGATCGAACAGGAAGCGCACGCGCACGTCGCGCTCCTTGGAGCCGACCAATGCCAGCGCGCTCGCCTCCTCGATCACCTTGGGCAGGCTTTCGACGCGCCGCTCGCTCTCGCCGCGCGAGACGAAATCGCGCAGCCGCCGGATGATCTCCCCGGCGCGCAACGCCTGATCCGTCGCCTTGTCCATCGCATCGCGCACCGGCGCGACGGCGTCGTTGCCCTCCAGTAAGCGTCGGGAACCTTTGAGATAATTGGCGATTGCCGACAGCGGCTGGTTGAGTTCATGGGCCAGCGTCGAGGCCATCTCGCCCATCGCCGTCAGCCGCGAGATGTGGACGAGCTCCGACTGCAATTCCTGCAGCCGCGCCTCCGTCACCTGCCGCTCCGACAAGTCGCGCACGAAGCCGGTGAAGAAGCGCTGGTCGTTGGAATGCATCTCGCCGACCGACAGCTCCATGGGGAACGTCGAGCCGTCCTTGCGCTCGCCGACGACGACGCGGCCGATGCCGATGATGCGCCGCTCGCCGGTCGTGAGGTAGCGCACGAGGTAGCCGTCGTGATCGCCGCGATAGGGTTGCGGCATCAGCATCCGCACGTTCCTGCCGATCGCCTCGGCCGGCGCATAACCGAACAGCCGCTCCGCCGCCTTGCTGAACGACGACATCGTGCCGTGCTCGTCGATGACGATCATTGCGTCGGGCACCGTGTCGAGGATCGAGCGGAGGTGCGCCTCGCGCGCGACGAGGTCGAGCGTCCGCGCTTCCGCCTCGCGCCGGCTGCGCTGCAGCCGGTCGCCGAACCACGCGAGGCCGAGGCCGACCGAGACGAACGCGAGACTCGACACGACCTCGGGCAGCGTCGACCAGCCGGAACCCGAATCGACGACCGCCGAGCCGGCAAGTCCCAGCACGATCGCGAACAGCCCGGGCCCGAGACCGCCGAGCATCGAAGCCGCCAGCAGCGCCGGCACGAACAGAATGAGCAGCGGCCGCCCTTCCAGGAACGGGCGGAGCGCGACGGCGACGCCCAGCGTGACGGCCACCGCGGCGACCGCCGCAAGGTATCCGTCGAGCCCCTCCGAGCCGATCCGGAATCGCGCCAACCTGTTCATCCTCAAGGCTTTTTCGCCCATTGCCTAGTCGGGGAGCCCGCCGCGTGCACCTCAGGAGAATCCCGTAGGGAGATTACCTGAATTTCTCCCCGCCAGGCGCGCCGCTACCTCTGATGCACCACAACGGGAGACGGCCATGCTGCACCAGAACATCACCGCCCACGGAGCGACGCCGCTGCCGGTGGCATCCGGCGGCCTAGCTACCGCCTTCGCCTTGCGCGCCGCGCCCATCGCCTTCGCCCGCAACGCCGAGATCTACGGCGAGGACGAGCCGGCCGAATATTTCTACGAGGTCGTGACCGGCGCGGTACGCACCTACAAGGTGCTGAACGACGGCCGCCGCCAGATCGGCGCCTTCCATCTTCCCGGCGACATCTTCGGCCTCGAGGCCGGCGCCGCGCACGGCTTCAGCGCCGAGGCCGTGGTCGACTCGGTCGTCCGCGTCGCCAAGCGCACCGGCATCGTCGCGCTCGCCGCGACCGACGCCAGCGTCGCCGCCGATCTCTGGGCGGCGACCGCGCGCAGCCTGCGCGGCGCGCAGCAGCACATGCTGCTGCTCGGCCGCAAGAATGCCGAGGAGCGCGTCGCGAGTTTCCTGCTGGCGATGGCCGGCGCTTCCGGCGGCGAGATCATCGAACTGCCAATGTCGCGCCAGGACATCGCCGATTATCTCGGCCTCACCATCGAGACGGTGTCCCGCACCCTCACCCACCTCGAGGCACAGTCGGCCATCGCCTTGCCGAGCGCGCGCCGGATCGTAGTTAAGAACCGCGCCGGCCTGCAACGCCTCGACGCCTGAAGGGAAACATCATGTACCGCACCATCCTCGTCCATGCCGACAACGTCCGCGACTCGACCCCGCGCATCGCGCTCGCCGCCGATCTCGCCCGCCGCTTCAACGCAACCCTGATCGGCGTCACCGCCGGCCTGCCGCGCCTGCCGATCGAAATTTACGACGCCGGCCTCGGCACGGTCGCCGTCGGTCCCGACTACACCGAGCAGGACCGCAAGCAGCTTGAGGCCGAATTCTCCAAGGCCGAGGCGACCTTCGATCGCACCACCAAGGGCGCCGGGCTGGAGACGAGCTGGCGCGCCACCTTCGGCCCACCGTCAGAGGCCATCGTCGCTGCCGCCATCGCCGCCGATCTCGTCGTCGTCGGCCCGGGCGACCGTTCGCTGCTGGGTGACCTCAGCGTCGCCTCCGCCGCCGACGTAGTGCTGCGCTCCGGCCGCCCGGTGCTGGTCGTGCCGGACAACGTCCAGCAGGCCGCGGCAAAGACCGTCGTCGTCGCGTGGAAGAACACGACCGAGGCCCAGCGCGCCATCGCCGACGCGCTGCCCTTCATGAAGGACGCCGAGAGCGTCGTGCTCGCGGCGATCAGCGAAGGCGGCGAGCGTCCGCCGAACCTGCCCGATGCGGTCGCCTTCCTGCTCCGCCACGGCATCGCCGCCAAGTCCGAGCTGATCGACCCGAAGGGCGCCGCGATCGGCGACGTGCTGCTCGATTTCGCCCGCCGCGCGCAGGCCGATCTCGTCGTCGCCGGAGCCTACGGCCATAGCCGCTTCCGCGAATGGGTCTTCGGCGGCGTCACCCGCGCCCTGCTGATGCGCTCGACCGTGCCGGTGCTGTTCAGTCACTGACGGCGCAGCACCAGCGCGGCAAGCGCAAACAGCCAGACCTCGAAGCTGCCGATGGTGGCCCTCTCCGCGAGCCCCATCGTCGGCGCGAGCTGCGCCGTTGTCGCCGCGGTCCACAGCCCCGTCGCGACGATCGCGGCCAAGCATACGACCGACAGCATTGCGACGCCGCGCCAGCCCGGCGCGCGCCACGTCGCCCACGCCACCGCGCCGACCGTCGCCATGGTGCCCAGCGAAGCAACGGCCGCCAGCGCGATGTGCGCCGTGCCGACCGCGGTCAGCGGAGCGCCCGGCATGTCGGTCGGAAACAGCGCCGACATCCCGAGACCGGCCGCCGCGACCACGATCAGCAGCAGCGCCGCCACCGCAATCCCCCGCCGGTTGGCGCCGGCCATGGCGCGCGGCAACGCCAGCGCGAATGCGATCACCAGAAAATTGTAGACGACGAACACCGCGGCGACCGCCACCCGGCTGGGCGCCCCGACCATGGTGAGTTCACTGATGGTATTGGCGACCGCGTTGTAGCGCGGATCGAACCAATCCCCGGCGACGACCGCGACCGCGTAAATGACCGGAGCGGCAAGCCCGGCGAGCAG
The sequence above is drawn from the Bauldia sp. genome and encodes:
- a CDS encoding ABC transporter ATP-binding protein, with amino-acid sequence MAEAVPILEIKGLDVRFATPDGEVHAVRGIGLAVNPGETVAIVGESGSGKSQAMMAVMGLTAENGTVSGSVRYRGAEMVHLGQRALNHIRGVKISMIFQEPMTSLDPLYSIGRQIAEPLIYHRRISARDARPRVLELLRLVGIADPERRLASYPHELSGGQRQRVMIAMALANDPDILIADEPTTALDVTIQAQILDLLADLRKRLGMAIVFITHDLGIVRRFADRINVMRLGEIVENGATADVIASPQHPYTQMLLASEPAGAKPPPPDGAPILLDARNLAVTFTIGGGLLAGAPHVIRAVDNVSLRLKQAQTIGVVGESGSGKSTLGRLLLRLIDGKGAVRFEGRDLMALDRRHLRSLRRELQIVFQDPYGSLSPRLTVGEIVTEGLLVHEPSLTHADRARRAGEALAEVGLDPATRNRYPHEFSGGQRQRIAIARAIILKPKVIVLDEPTSALDRSVQKQIVELLRRLQRDHDLSYLFISHDLAVVRAMADYILVMKDGRVVEEGPTEEVFATPANDYTKTLMAAALG
- a CDS encoding cyd operon YbgE family protein, whose product is MSTTMDRPWARFVSLAVGLAVSALLMLYPYALGTTMTPMLHTALPLLLIGVSAALVHGVGFRPESRWLRVLFSPIAAWPLIAIGGALLVL
- the cydX gene encoding cytochrome bd-I oxidase subunit CydX, yielding MWYFTWVLGAGFACAFAILNAMWLEVHESDRAARGDLD
- the cydB gene encoding cytochrome d ubiquinol oxidase subunit II, coding for MLLDYETLRLIWWLLLGVLLIGFAVTDGFDLGTAMLLPFVGRTDSERRVAINTIGPVWEGNQVWLILGAGAIFAAWPMIYAVAFSGFYFAMFLVLLSLILRPVGFKYRSKLGDARWRGFWDWALFVGGLVPSLIFGVAFGNLFLGAPFRFDDTMRMAYEGNLFGLLTPFALLSGLVSVAMLVMHGGAYLALKAGEPVGSRAAAYSRYAALALLVLFTLAGLWVAFGLDGYTITSVVAADGPSNPLLKTVATEKGAWLHNYGTHPWALVAPLVVYVAAPLSALLVGGRSYALALVASGVAIAGVIATAGLSLFPFMLPSSLDPNSSLTAWDASSSQLTLLIMLFCTVVLLPVVLLYTAWVYRVLRGRVTIASVENPATHNY
- a CDS encoding cytochrome ubiquinol oxidase subunit I, producing MMDIVTLSRVQFGLTAMYHFLFVPLTLGLALLLGIMESVYVMTGREIWKQMTKFWGVLFGINFAMGVATGITMEFQFGTNWAYYSHYVGDVFGAPLAIEGLMAFFLEATFIGLFFFGWDKLSRVSHLAVTWLVALGSNLSALWILIANGWMQHPVGARFNPDTMRMEVTNFGDVIFNPVAQDKFVHTVSAGYVTGSVFVLAISAWFLLRGKHVAIAKRSMTVAASFGLASALSVVVLGDESGYTATENQKMKIAAIESMWETEPAPAPFTLVGIPNMQEHRTDFAIKVPWLLGLITTRSINTEVPGIVDLVANAETRIKLGLVAYDGLEKLKVDRTDTTARSNIALHANDLGYALLLKKIRPDILNATSAEITAAAWNTVPAVSPLFWSFRIMVGLGFYFIALFAFAFWLSARRHLTKYRWFLWVALVTLPAPWIAAELGWFVAEVGRQPWVIEGVLPTFLAVSSISAGNVATTLIGFIVFYTTLAIVDVYLMLKAIRQGPGEAAGSEPVPSMVPAE
- the fixJ gene encoding response regulator FixJ; translated protein: MSSDAMVHIIDDDDAVRDSLSFLLSSVKIPAATYASATAFLGALTKDAAGCVVTDIRMPEMTGLELLQRLNDDGFKLPVIVVTGHADVPLAVEAMKLGAADFLEKPFDEDSLLAAIRAALGRQRHDGERESQQARVRSLIATLSAREKQVLDGLVAGQPNKTIAFDLGISPRTVEIYRANVMTKMQAGSLSELVRMAMVAAG
- a CDS encoding PAS domain S-box protein — encoded protein: MARFRIGSEGLDGYLAAVAAVAVTLGVAVALRPFLEGRPLLILFVPALLAASMLGGLGPGLFAIVLGLAGSAVVDSGSGWSTLPEVVSSLAFVSVGLGLAWFGDRLQRSRREAEARTLDLVAREAHLRSILDTVPDAMIVIDEHGTMSSFSKAAERLFGYAPAEAIGRNVRMLMPQPYRGDHDGYLVRYLTTGERRIIGIGRVVVGERKDGSTFPMELSVGEMHSNDQRFFTGFVRDLSERQVTEARLQELQSELVHISRLTAMGEMASTLAHELNQPLSAIANYLKGSRRLLEGNDAVAPVRDAMDKATDQALRAGEIIRRLRDFVSRGESERRVESLPKVIEEASALALVGSKERDVRVRFLFDPAADLVLCDRVQVQQVLLNLMRNAIEAMAESPRRELTLATSARDDGTVEIAVADTGPGLADEVTRQLFQPFVTTKRHGMGVGLSISRTIVDAHGGRIWAEKNTGGGTVFRFTLRAVKREEAADVV
- a CDS encoding helix-turn-helix domain-containing protein; the protein is MLHQNITAHGATPLPVASGGLATAFALRAAPIAFARNAEIYGEDEPAEYFYEVVTGAVRTYKVLNDGRRQIGAFHLPGDIFGLEAGAAHGFSAEAVVDSVVRVAKRTGIVALAATDASVAADLWAATARSLRGAQQHMLLLGRKNAEERVASFLLAMAGASGGEIIELPMSRQDIADYLGLTIETVSRTLTHLEAQSAIALPSARRIVVKNRAGLQRLDA
- a CDS encoding universal stress protein, producing MYRTILVHADNVRDSTPRIALAADLARRFNATLIGVTAGLPRLPIEIYDAGLGTVAVGPDYTEQDRKQLEAEFSKAEATFDRTTKGAGLETSWRATFGPPSEAIVAAAIAADLVVVGPGDRSLLGDLSVASAADVVLRSGRPVLVVPDNVQQAAAKTVVVAWKNTTEAQRAIADALPFMKDAESVVLAAISEGGERPPNLPDAVAFLLRHGIAAKSELIDPKGAAIGDVLLDFARRAQADLVVAGAYGHSRFREWVFGGVTRALLMRSTVPVLFSH
- a CDS encoding DUF998 domain-containing protein produces the protein MTPLRAALLAGLAAPVIYAVAVVAGDWFDPRYNAVANTISELTMVGAPSRVAVAAVFVVYNFLVIAFALALPRAMAGANRRGIAVAALLLIVVAAAGLGMSALFPTDMPGAPLTAVGTAHIALAAVASLGTMATVGAVAWATWRAPGWRGVAMLSVVCLAAIVATGLWTAATTAQLAPTMGLAERATIGSFEVWLFALAALVLRRQ